A single window of Granulicella mallensis MP5ACTX8 DNA harbors:
- a CDS encoding HugZ family pyridoxamine 5'-phosphate oxidase — protein MPTTEINSPRKHAYTDPGAPQLPEPTYAERVRTLVSLSTIATLSTVSLKRAGYPFGSLMPYAIDGSGRPIFLISNMAMHTQNLQADPRASLFVGQAGEGDPLGTARATLVGDVLPISDEEIGDAREIYLSRYENSRSWVGFKDFGFYRLHPLDIYYVGGFGVMGWVTAEDYTSAKIDPLAESAPRILGHMNADHISAMILLAKVHAELYATEATMTAVDRLGFHLRLKTAEGMKGTRINFLREVQTADETRKVLVEMVRAAEEKI, from the coding sequence ATGCCCACTACAGAGATCAATTCACCTCGCAAGCACGCATACACGGATCCCGGCGCACCACAACTTCCGGAACCGACCTATGCTGAGCGAGTCCGCACCCTAGTTTCACTCAGCACCATCGCAACGCTCTCCACCGTCTCTCTGAAGCGGGCCGGATATCCGTTCGGCTCACTCATGCCCTATGCCATCGACGGAAGCGGACGGCCGATCTTCCTGATCAGCAATATGGCGATGCACACCCAGAACCTTCAGGCTGATCCTCGGGCAAGCCTGTTTGTGGGACAAGCGGGCGAGGGAGACCCTCTCGGCACCGCACGCGCAACACTCGTCGGCGACGTCCTCCCTATATCTGATGAAGAGATCGGCGATGCTCGCGAAATCTACTTATCTCGATACGAAAACAGCCGTTCCTGGGTAGGCTTCAAGGATTTCGGCTTCTATCGCCTACACCCTCTCGACATCTACTACGTCGGTGGGTTCGGCGTCATGGGATGGGTTACCGCCGAGGACTACACCTCTGCAAAGATCGATCCTCTCGCAGAGTCCGCTCCGAGGATTCTCGGACACATGAATGCCGATCACATCTCCGCGATGATTCTGCTAGCTAAGGTTCATGCCGAACTCTATGCGACCGAAGCGACGATGACTGCGGTCGACCGGCTCGGCTTCCACCTCCGCCTGAAGACCGCAGAGGGGATGAAGGGTACGCGCATCAACTTCCTTCGCGAAGTCCAGACCGCCGACGAGACCCGCAAGGTACTCGTGGAGATGGTTCGAGCAGCCGAAGAAAAGATTTAA
- a CDS encoding TonB-dependent receptor, with protein sequence MFQANKKWPSHPSWTRLLLLLSFILILGTSNQIRAQNLTGQSSLSGVVTDNTGAAVVGADVAVINTETNVTTDVITNSTGYFLQDNLNAGHYDIKVTAKGFQTLTQSGITLEASERRNVPVKLNVGSESTSVIVNSDAPLLETESVSTGQTITSAELDSLPNGTSSIYLAMLAPGTQSQLASNYQQNGGSNSLNTPSQSFGAYGRIGANEFSLDGAPNMGNNRGTAISPTADELDQVKIISTAFDAQQEHTFGVTFIQTTKAGTNDIHGTARLRYDNSTFDAFQHFQKLTYLYQRRIAGCDTSPKSSACQLATTKFGLPTNEEYAPSGSIGGPVYIPHVFDGRNKLFFFAAFYRIGFGGGTPKVAAVPTAQERTGNFSDLPQTASIPTTVGYAGKAFAQNCPGSPFFGAYQIYNPFQITFDSKEVPHRAPFCGNVLPSSLLSSHPLVAAVNAAYSNPSQANTPTGNNLNYNAITNGTYEQFTNRFDYALNEANHFFFRYSLGYYTLATDDFTNTDIGQLSTPRFIKNASFGWAHSLSANTVVTATVGASDYTGNGSFYPNEAGFRASDLGLPSYIDDYSGSAAAFPVVSVSSYTSVTAAATNYSHYRTLSFRGDVTTVRGAHAISLGAEWRQQNVAFDGAGSFSGAGSAGTFAFDNTYTQEGNGTTSSFPTTAAGTSYASLLLGINTSASIYKGLPYSRSNPYYTFYAGDVWRVTRKLTIIPGLRYEFEYGPTDKHNQQMVGWDPNASLTIAPAARTAYANTYSTASAALKAILPPSITVAGGPIYAGVNGAPTRQWQNNWRFMPRLGLSYAFTPKTVLRAGYGLFYDSLSIVNENGTTLNGGFSSLTGPVATSDTTHYGSNFTPGSTPLSDPFPESNGSRFVSQVGSSLGADYYSAYASTLGVYNHDRVPARSNRVQFSVEHQFKATTLVQIAYVASRTTDITLDGNANNTHTNTATPTINSTAIPASFFAGGLSPNALSNTLLTQKVANPFYVNNFSGLATTDPALYNQLSKSSYSTSSTIQVANLVRPYPQMSGLQLYQFNGTSQFQEIQVNAFKRVSDGLTATLAYQWNYQKDRDYYQNAFDNHPSLESSNQSPPWRFTASAVYRLPWGRGQQWLQHGWKEAVFGGYVLAATAELQPGPLLNFPNLFYVGDVKAIKLKKPTYVQNDATGVNYVQSFNAAPVTTLSYATAANGAVTCSYTGTGFVDTLVTNYSVCQPNAYNLRVFPTHVEGVRQQGIANYNANLGKTFSPTDRIRFTPQLYVFNLFNHQRSAGATTSPTSTQFGQTNSDQSGANARGITLAFLLNF encoded by the coding sequence ATGTTTCAAGCGAATAAAAAGTGGCCATCACATCCATCATGGACCAGGCTTCTTCTCCTACTCTCGTTCATCCTGATTTTAGGTACCAGCAACCAGATTCGGGCGCAAAACCTGACGGGTCAGAGTTCCTTATCCGGCGTCGTGACCGACAACACAGGTGCTGCTGTTGTTGGAGCAGATGTGGCTGTGATCAACACGGAGACAAACGTAACGACAGACGTCATTACCAACAGTACCGGTTATTTCTTGCAGGACAATCTAAATGCAGGGCACTATGACATCAAGGTAACCGCGAAGGGCTTCCAAACGCTGACACAGAGTGGAATCACGCTGGAAGCCAGCGAGCGGCGCAATGTCCCGGTCAAGCTCAATGTGGGCTCTGAGTCGACTTCTGTGATCGTCAATTCGGACGCTCCGCTGCTCGAAACGGAGTCTGTCTCAACGGGGCAGACGATCACCTCCGCCGAACTGGATTCGCTACCGAATGGCACCAGCTCCATCTACCTGGCGATGTTGGCCCCGGGAACTCAAAGCCAACTTGCGTCCAACTATCAGCAGAATGGTGGAAGCAACTCTCTGAACACGCCAAGCCAGAGCTTTGGCGCCTATGGCCGTATCGGAGCCAATGAGTTCAGTCTTGACGGTGCACCCAATATGGGGAACAACCGTGGAACGGCTATCTCTCCGACGGCTGATGAGCTTGACCAGGTGAAGATCATTAGTACAGCCTTCGATGCGCAGCAGGAGCATACCTTCGGCGTAACGTTTATTCAGACAACCAAGGCGGGGACCAATGATATACATGGCACCGCCCGGCTTCGTTATGACAATTCGACTTTTGATGCCTTCCAACACTTTCAGAAACTGACCTACCTCTATCAACGGCGGATAGCCGGATGCGATACGAGTCCAAAATCAAGTGCCTGCCAACTGGCAACCACGAAGTTCGGACTTCCAACCAACGAGGAATATGCGCCCAGCGGATCGATTGGTGGTCCCGTGTATATCCCCCACGTGTTTGATGGCCGCAACAAGCTGTTCTTCTTTGCGGCTTTTTACCGTATCGGATTTGGGGGTGGGACCCCGAAGGTCGCTGCTGTTCCAACAGCGCAGGAGCGGACAGGCAACTTCTCTGACCTTCCGCAGACCGCGTCGATTCCCACTACCGTGGGTTATGCGGGTAAAGCTTTTGCTCAGAACTGCCCAGGCTCGCCCTTCTTCGGGGCCTATCAGATCTATAACCCTTTCCAAATCACTTTCGACTCGAAGGAAGTTCCGCACCGTGCGCCATTCTGCGGGAACGTCCTCCCCAGCAGTCTTCTTTCAAGCCATCCTCTGGTAGCAGCGGTCAATGCGGCCTACTCCAACCCCTCGCAGGCGAACACACCCACGGGCAACAACCTGAATTACAACGCGATCACCAACGGCACCTATGAGCAGTTCACAAACCGCTTTGACTATGCCTTGAATGAGGCGAATCACTTCTTCTTCCGCTACTCCCTGGGCTACTACACGCTTGCTACAGACGATTTCACCAATACCGATATTGGCCAGCTATCGACGCCGCGTTTCATCAAGAATGCTTCTTTTGGCTGGGCGCACAGCCTCTCGGCAAATACGGTGGTCACAGCCACGGTGGGAGCGTCCGATTACACAGGCAACGGATCTTTCTATCCGAATGAGGCCGGTTTTAGGGCATCAGATCTGGGGCTGCCTTCTTACATTGACGATTACTCTGGAAGTGCCGCAGCGTTTCCCGTTGTCAGTGTTAGTTCCTACACGTCTGTCACCGCGGCCGCGACTAACTATTCGCACTATCGTACGTTGAGTTTTCGGGGCGATGTAACAACGGTTCGTGGTGCACATGCAATCTCTCTCGGTGCAGAGTGGCGTCAACAGAATGTGGCATTTGACGGTGCCGGCTCATTCTCCGGGGCCGGGAGCGCGGGCACGTTCGCTTTTGATAACACGTACACGCAGGAAGGGAACGGTACGACTTCGAGCTTTCCAACTACGGCTGCCGGCACTTCGTACGCATCGCTTCTGCTGGGAATCAACACGAGCGCTTCCATCTATAAGGGCTTGCCCTACTCACGATCAAATCCCTACTACACCTTTTATGCGGGAGACGTATGGCGCGTGACTCGCAAGCTCACCATCATTCCTGGCCTGCGTTACGAGTTCGAATATGGCCCCACCGACAAACACAATCAGCAGATGGTTGGATGGGATCCCAATGCCAGTCTGACGATTGCTCCTGCAGCACGGACTGCCTATGCAAACACGTATAGCACCGCTTCAGCCGCTCTTAAAGCGATTCTGCCACCGTCTATTACTGTGGCGGGTGGTCCAATCTATGCGGGTGTTAATGGGGCTCCGACACGTCAATGGCAGAACAACTGGCGCTTTATGCCGAGACTTGGCCTATCGTATGCCTTCACGCCGAAGACCGTCCTGCGAGCAGGCTATGGGCTCTTCTATGATTCGCTCAGCATCGTGAATGAAAATGGAACCACGTTGAACGGAGGCTTCTCGTCCTTGACGGGACCTGTTGCGACATCCGACACCACGCACTACGGTTCGAATTTCACGCCGGGAAGCACTCCATTGTCCGATCCTTTCCCGGAATCGAACGGCAGCCGCTTTGTTTCGCAGGTTGGTAGCTCTCTAGGCGCCGATTATTACTCAGCGTATGCATCTACGCTGGGTGTGTATAACCATGATCGTGTGCCCGCCCGCTCGAATCGCGTGCAGTTCAGTGTCGAACATCAATTCAAGGCAACAACCCTGGTTCAAATTGCGTATGTGGCGTCACGCACGACGGACATTACCCTGGATGGCAATGCCAATAACACGCACACGAATACAGCAACGCCCACCATCAATTCGACGGCGATTCCTGCTTCGTTCTTCGCTGGGGGGCTAAGCCCCAATGCTCTTTCGAACACCCTTCTAACGCAGAAGGTGGCGAATCCTTTTTACGTAAATAATTTCTCCGGACTGGCGACCACGGATCCGGCGCTCTATAACCAACTCAGCAAGAGCAGCTACTCGACTTCATCAACGATCCAGGTGGCGAACCTGGTGCGTCCGTATCCTCAGATGTCAGGTCTACAGCTCTACCAGTTCAATGGAACCTCGCAGTTTCAGGAGATCCAGGTGAATGCGTTCAAGCGTGTCAGCGATGGATTGACCGCGACCCTTGCGTACCAGTGGAACTATCAGAAGGATCGCGATTACTATCAGAACGCGTTCGACAACCACCCGAGCCTTGAATCCAGCAACCAGAGCCCACCATGGCGCTTCACGGCATCGGCGGTGTATCGCCTGCCTTGGGGCCGCGGACAGCAGTGGCTTCAGCATGGATGGAAAGAGGCAGTTTTTGGTGGGTATGTCCTTGCCGCTACTGCTGAACTTCAGCCTGGTCCGTTACTTAACTTCCCGAACCTGTTCTATGTGGGAGATGTTAAGGCTATTAAGTTGAAGAAACCTACCTATGTTCAGAACGATGCTACCGGCGTCAACTATGTTCAGTCGTTCAACGCTGCGCCTGTAACCACGCTGTCGTATGCGACTGCCGCGAATGGGGCCGTTACCTGTTCTTATACCGGCACAGGGTTCGTAGACACGTTGGTGACGAACTACAGCGTATGCCAACCCAACGCCTACAACCTGAGGGTCTTTCCCACTCATGTCGAGGGTGTACGGCAGCAGGGAATCGCGAACTACAACGCGAACCTGGGTAAGACCTTTTCCCCGACCGATCGCATCAGGTTCACTCCCCAGTTGTATGTGTTCAACCTCTTCAATCACCAGCGCTCGGCGGGGGCAACTACATCGCCGACTAGCACGCAGTTTGGTCAAACGAACTCAGACCAGTCAGGTGCGAACGCCCGAGGGATTACCCTGGCATTTCTTTTGAACTTCTAG
- a CDS encoding VWA domain-containing protein: MNNAPTLPFKVLNATSRIFAALLMAWCTAAGNCAQQPSADQTIPTVRVRSQLVVLNPVVLRSDGTPVRNLPQSAFTVYENGVPQTIRHFELPSTTSKAAVLPKKDKLGRVDWGNAAETILVLDGLNTPFDEVAYARNQMSRYLKAQPDMLSVPTTIIGLTSRGFKAIAPLTRDRAVLLKALDSQKGTLPEALLMNDLLRQFTLSLAALQQIALSGSGESGSKEIIWMGRSFPNVDMHTSTSHQTEVLHHAVQSTVDLLLKARATVYVIDTTPQSSPEEVDERLRLNEDADHTGPAKDPFLYGFTFKSFVENTGGRYFFGRNDLSQEIRESLDQGEDFYTISYIPNTPISDGEYRKIDVRVDAPDLIVQSRQGYYASDMEPAATSIGVQRFDLYEAVNSRMEYTGVSAVIQSCAIDKAAQQITCKALVANQSISVGEDGESGSVVAVLAALDEKNQSITNSVKDFKLKLNPTESTSGQSATALTLTLPLKSDTRMLRLVVRDSSGRIGSADLSLPPQH, from the coding sequence ATGAACAACGCCCCAACGTTGCCGTTTAAAGTCCTGAACGCTACCTCACGTATCTTCGCAGCACTTCTGATGGCTTGGTGCACTGCTGCGGGGAATTGTGCGCAGCAGCCTTCTGCCGATCAAACAATCCCAACCGTTCGGGTTCGTAGCCAGCTAGTCGTCCTGAATCCGGTCGTTCTTCGCTCGGACGGAACACCGGTTCGCAATCTACCCCAGAGCGCTTTTACGGTCTATGAAAATGGCGTTCCGCAGACCATTCGTCACTTTGAGCTGCCCTCTACTACATCGAAAGCAGCGGTATTGCCTAAAAAGGACAAACTAGGCCGAGTGGACTGGGGCAATGCTGCTGAAACAATTCTGGTACTGGATGGCCTGAATACGCCCTTCGACGAAGTAGCCTACGCCCGCAACCAGATGAGCCGCTACCTTAAGGCGCAACCCGACATGCTATCTGTGCCGACAACGATCATAGGTCTGACCAGTCGTGGCTTTAAAGCCATCGCCCCATTAACCCGTGATCGAGCGGTTCTGCTGAAAGCGTTAGATTCGCAGAAAGGCACCCTTCCGGAAGCCCTGCTCATGAACGATCTTCTGCGCCAGTTCACGCTGTCTCTCGCAGCGCTGCAGCAGATCGCTCTTTCCGGCAGCGGCGAAAGTGGCAGCAAGGAGATCATCTGGATGGGGAGAAGCTTTCCCAATGTGGATATGCACACCAGCACATCCCACCAGACCGAAGTTTTGCATCATGCCGTCCAAAGTACCGTTGACCTCCTGCTGAAGGCACGGGCCACAGTGTATGTGATCGATACAACTCCACAATCCTCACCGGAGGAGGTCGACGAGCGCCTGCGACTCAACGAAGATGCGGATCACACCGGCCCCGCCAAGGACCCTTTCCTCTACGGTTTTACCTTCAAGTCGTTTGTCGAAAATACCGGCGGCCGTTACTTCTTTGGCCGCAATGATCTCTCACAGGAGATTCGTGAAAGCCTCGATCAGGGAGAGGACTTCTACACGATTAGCTATATCCCCAACACTCCCATCTCCGATGGCGAGTACCGAAAGATCGACGTGCGAGTCGACGCTCCGGACCTCATCGTGCAGAGTCGCCAGGGCTACTACGCCTCAGACATGGAACCCGCTGCGACAAGCATCGGCGTACAGCGCTTCGATCTGTATGAGGCCGTGAACTCGCGTATGGAGTACACGGGTGTAAGCGCCGTCATACAAAGTTGCGCGATCGACAAAGCCGCACAACAGATCACGTGTAAGGCGTTGGTTGCGAACCAATCCATCTCGGTAGGCGAAGACGGCGAATCTGGTTCAGTCGTTGCCGTGCTGGCAGCGCTCGACGAGAAGAACCAGTCGATCACAAATTCGGTGAAGGACTTCAAGCTAAAGCTAAACCCAACCGAAAGCACCTCAGGGCAAAGCGCCACGGCGTTGACACTGACGCTCCCCCTGAAGAGCGATACCCGCATGCTTCGCCTCGTAGTTCGCGATTCAAGCGGCCGCATCGGTTCTGCAGATTTGAGCCTTCCCCCTCAACACTGA
- a CDS encoding YncE family protein — translation MDLHLSHRQPDFSIPRLLRTLPARSVLAAVVLAGVACGAHGESNALQGRLITSLGVAVNPSNHKVYAVNEGAGTVSVLDEQSGSPRTVKVGSAPIALAINQVTNRIYVVNTDSNSISVIDGGQDVVIATIQGGSHPYVLAVNEATNKVYVTYTYSNAVTVIDGATNASQALKVGSADGIALDLRSNTIFLMTYEDPNIRMINGATGAMTKVAVGPHLWGLAFDEPSDTLYLAHTGTADIVTLNEKTHAVSTISVGAIPCAVAINPVTHVLYAVNYGDETVSAIDLTTRKVIATVHVGKHPQAVAVDSTNNRVYVANVHSNSITVIDGMKNTVIGTHDAGRSPYALAVDPVAGHVYAANYGEQPVTDIDVSHIATQK, via the coding sequence ATGGATCTTCATCTCAGCCATCGCCAGCCTGATTTTTCGATTCCCCGCCTCCTCCGCACTTTGCCTGCCCGTAGTGTGCTGGCTGCCGTAGTGCTTGCCGGCGTGGCCTGCGGAGCCCATGGGGAGAGCAACGCGCTGCAGGGCAGACTGATCACCAGTCTTGGGGTTGCGGTCAATCCCTCCAACCACAAAGTCTATGCCGTCAATGAGGGTGCAGGAACGGTTTCGGTCCTGGACGAGCAAAGCGGGTCGCCCCGGACAGTAAAGGTGGGCAGTGCCCCCATTGCGCTCGCCATCAATCAGGTTACGAACCGAATCTATGTGGTCAATACCGATAGCAACTCGATCAGTGTGATCGACGGTGGACAGGATGTGGTGATCGCGACGATTCAAGGCGGCTCTCATCCTTATGTGCTCGCGGTAAACGAGGCCACCAATAAGGTCTACGTAACCTATACCTACAGTAATGCGGTTACGGTCATCGACGGCGCTACGAATGCGTCACAAGCACTGAAGGTTGGCAGCGCGGATGGGATCGCCCTCGATCTCCGCAGCAATACGATCTTTCTTATGACCTATGAGGACCCCAATATTCGGATGATCAATGGCGCGACGGGAGCAATGACGAAAGTTGCGGTCGGGCCGCATCTCTGGGGCCTTGCCTTCGATGAACCTTCAGACACTCTTTATTTGGCCCATACCGGAACCGCCGATATTGTGACGCTCAATGAAAAGACCCACGCAGTAAGCACTATCTCTGTCGGAGCTATTCCGTGTGCGGTTGCGATCAATCCTGTTACGCACGTGCTCTATGCCGTAAATTACGGCGATGAAACCGTCAGCGCCATTGATCTCACAACAAGGAAGGTCATTGCCACGGTGCACGTAGGCAAACACCCCCAGGCGGTCGCAGTCGACTCTACAAATAATCGCGTTTATGTGGCGAATGTCCACAGCAACAGCATTACGGTGATCGACGGCATGAAGAATACAGTGATTGGCACGCATGACGCGGGCAGGAGTCCGTACGCTCTTGCGGTCGACCCTGTAGCCGGACACGTCTACGCCGCGAACTACGGGGAGCAGCCGGTTACGGACATCGATGTATCCCACATCGCGACGCAGAAATAG
- a CDS encoding ThuA domain-containing protein, producing MIRLMRSLSIFAILAFTATTLFGQTKPLHVLAFYATHGEQDHVDFALQAISFFQEMSKRDHFDFETTSNWDDMSSSHLKQYQVVLWLNDAPSTAMQRTAFQDYMEHGGAWLGFHVAGYMDSRATWPWFADFLGTVFSGNSWPPLPARLDIDDPSHPAVKGLPASYTSPANEWYSWQPDLRKNHDIKVLMTLAPSNYPLGFKDTLTGGDVPVTWTNTKYKMIYTNMGHGNKILTSQEQNLFFENALLWLGGRNQ from the coding sequence ATGATTCGACTCATGCGCTCTCTCAGCATCTTCGCGATACTTGCTTTCACGGCAACAACCCTCTTCGGTCAGACCAAACCTCTTCATGTCCTGGCCTTCTACGCCACCCATGGAGAGCAGGACCATGTGGACTTTGCCCTGCAGGCGATCTCTTTCTTTCAGGAGATGTCCAAACGGGACCATTTCGACTTTGAGACCACCTCGAATTGGGACGATATGAGTTCCAGCCATCTCAAGCAATACCAGGTTGTTCTATGGCTGAACGATGCTCCCTCTACCGCTATGCAGCGAACGGCCTTTCAGGACTATATGGAGCACGGAGGTGCGTGGCTGGGCTTCCATGTTGCGGGGTATATGGACAGTCGCGCAACATGGCCCTGGTTCGCCGATTTTCTCGGAACGGTCTTCTCTGGCAACAGTTGGCCCCCGCTGCCTGCCCGGTTGGACATTGACGATCCGTCGCATCCAGCTGTGAAAGGACTGCCGGCAAGTTATACGTCACCTGCCAACGAGTGGTACAGCTGGCAGCCCGATCTGCGCAAGAATCATGACATCAAAGTGCTGATGACGCTTGCCCCTTCCAATTACCCGCTGGGATTCAAAGATACCCTTACCGGCGGTGATGTTCCGGTTACCTGGACGAATACGAAGTACAAGATGATCTACACAAATATGGGCCATGGCAACAAGATCCTCACCAGCCAGGAGCAGAACCTCTTCTTTGAAAACGCTCTGTTGTGGCTCGGGGGGCGGAATCAATAG
- a CDS encoding LacI family DNA-binding transcriptional regulator, with amino-acid sequence MPTVADVARVAGVGAITVSRFVNGTSYVSAAKKKKIQAAIDKLGYRPNQAARILKGHRAKVIGLILPDLADPFFGKCASAIESYASAHGYMTLIVASKHDRNISNNEVSMLIGQRVAGLIVVPSLSNDSLTEFLHEGIPIVALDRPLSGIAADEVVVENLGGAQTAVEHLIGHGHKRIVCVGYDKESHAVSHRILGYTNAMQSAGLKPELRLSIQSYEDALKLAKQWSKSPDRPSAIFTLNNVATRHMLEALREVNLQIPEKIALVAFDDLELAKLLSPALTVVRQPAVGLGAQAARVLFERIAAPKNQESEFGIKLVLPVEFIIRNSCGCTGIPAA; translated from the coding sequence ATGCCAACGGTCGCGGATGTTGCACGTGTCGCAGGAGTGGGCGCGATCACTGTGTCTCGCTTCGTGAACGGGACGAGCTATGTCAGTGCGGCGAAGAAGAAGAAGATTCAGGCGGCGATTGACAAGCTGGGATATCGGCCGAATCAGGCGGCTCGCATTCTCAAGGGCCATCGTGCGAAGGTCATCGGCCTTATCCTTCCAGATCTGGCAGATCCGTTTTTCGGAAAATGCGCCTCTGCCATCGAGAGCTATGCGTCGGCCCACGGCTACATGACACTGATTGTGGCGTCAAAACACGATCGGAACATCTCGAACAATGAGGTCTCGATGCTAATCGGCCAGCGTGTCGCTGGACTCATCGTCGTTCCTTCCTTGTCGAATGACAGCCTTACCGAGTTTCTCCACGAGGGTATCCCCATTGTTGCGCTGGACCGCCCTCTCAGCGGAATCGCGGCGGACGAAGTCGTGGTCGAAAACCTCGGCGGCGCTCAAACCGCTGTAGAGCACCTTATCGGCCATGGACATAAGCGCATCGTATGCGTCGGTTACGACAAGGAATCTCATGCGGTGAGCCACCGCATTCTTGGATATACCAATGCCATGCAGTCTGCGGGCCTCAAGCCCGAACTACGCCTATCTATCCAGTCCTACGAAGACGCACTAAAACTTGCAAAGCAGTGGAGCAAGTCTCCAGACCGTCCTTCAGCCATCTTTACGCTGAATAACGTCGCCACGCGCCATATGCTCGAGGCTTTGCGTGAGGTGAATCTACAGATCCCGGAGAAGATTGCGCTGGTTGCCTTTGACGACCTCGAACTCGCGAAACTGCTCTCTCCCGCTCTAACCGTCGTTCGTCAACCCGCGGTAGGCCTTGGGGCACAGGCCGCTCGCGTTCTCTTTGAGCGGATTGCTGCACCCAAAAATCAGGAAAGCGAATTCGGAATTAAACTTGTGCTACCTGTTGAGTTCATCATCCGAAACTCATGTGGCTGCACAGGCATTCCGGCTGCCTGA